One part of the Vicia villosa cultivar HV-30 ecotype Madison, WI linkage group LG6, Vvil1.0, whole genome shotgun sequence genome encodes these proteins:
- the LOC131609490 gene encoding protein RETICULATA-RELATED 3, chloroplastic-like, translating to MATMALLRFSSSSGHSHGLSFPSPLLSHPQFYNRSINVTNPTHLPHRLKFNFTGGVGGGGVGRGGGGDGSWRGDDGNSNSKDSSFGILGLFLNGWRSRVAADPQFPFKVLSEELVGVTSAVLGDMATRPNFGLNELDFVFSTLVVGAILNFTLMYLLAPTLGSASASVPAIFASCPKSHMFEPGAYGLLDRFGTLVYKGTIFAVVGLGAGLVGTAISNGLVSMRKKMDPSFESPNKPPPTLLNGLTWAAHMGFSSNLRYQTLNGVEFLLEKVLNPLVFKTSVVVLRCANNVLGGMTFVMLARLTGSQSASEEKPSHVKVGLGEKEKVEREGLLENNNQITSSK from the coding sequence ATGGCAACTATGGCTCTTCTGCGTTTTAGTTCTTCCTCTGGTCACAGTCATGGGCTTTCGTTTCCATCGCCATTATTATCACATCCTCAGTTTTATAACCGTTCTATAAATGTTACCAACCCAACCCATTTGCCTCACAGATTGAAATTTAACTTCACAGGAGGGGTTGGCGGCGGTGGGGTTGGTCGGGGTGGTGGTGGAGATGGAAGTTGGAGAGGTGATGATGGAAATTCAAATTCCAAAGATTCGTCTTTTGGGATTTTGGGTCTGTTTCTGAATGGTTGGAGATCACGGGTTGCTGCTGATCCGCAATTTCCTTTCAAGGTTCTGAGTGAAGAGCTTGTTGGTGTCACTTCTGCTGTTTTAGGGGACATGGCTACAAGGCCTAATTTTGGGTTGAATGAACTTGACTTCGTATTTTCAACTCTTGTTGTTGGTGCTATTCTCAATTTTACACTCATGTATCTATTAGCACCAACATTAGGATCTGCTTCAGCTAGTGTGCCTGCCATTTTTGCATCTTGTCCTAAGAGTCACATGTTTGAACCTGGTGCCTATGGTTTGTTGGATAGGTTTGGAACCTTGGTATATAAAGGAACCATTTTTGCTGTTGTTGGGCTTGGTGCAGGTCTGGTTGGAACTGCAATTTCAAATGGGTTGGTCAGTATGAGAAAGAAGATGGATCCCAGCTTTGAATCCCCAAATAAGCCTCCTCCTACATTGCTGAATGGTCTCACTTGGGCTGCTCATATGGGTTTCAGCAGCAACCTCAGGTACCAAACTCTGAATGGTGTTGAGTTCTTGTTGGAGAAAGTGCTTAATCCCTTGGTATTCAAGACCTCAGTTGTGGTGCTCAGGTGCGCGAACAATGTTCTCGGGGGAATGACTTTTGTGATGTTGGCAAGGTTGACAGGGTCGCAGAGTGCTTCTGAAGAGAAACCATCGCATGTGAAGGTTGGGTTGGGTGAGAAGGAGAAGGTGGAAAGGGAAGGGTTGTTGGAGAATAATAACCAAATAACATCATCAAAGTGA